A genomic stretch from Bacillus sp. E(2018) includes:
- the spoIIIAC gene encoding stage III sporulation protein AC → MGLDINAVFQIAGLGIIVAMLHTVLKMIGKEDYAHWVTLLGFVVALFMVITLLDDLFQKVKSVFLFQN, encoded by the coding sequence ATGGGATTGGATATAAATGCAGTGTTTCAGATTGCTGGGCTTGGGATAATCGTAGCAATGCTTCATACCGTTTTAAAGATGATCGGAAAAGAAGATTATGCACACTGGGTCACTCTTTTAGGTTTTGTAGTTGCCCTTTTTATGGTCATTACACTTTTAGATGATTTGTTCCAAAAGGTAAAAAGCGTCTTTTTGTTTCAGAATTAA
- the spoIIIAF gene encoding stage III sporulation protein AF — MAFLTEWITNIIILVLLAGVIELLLPGNQFQNYIKMVVGLLILLAMLSPLFKLINSDLDQVFLAMDLPAAAKEDEIKNSIEENKSEIQSAQRAYILEQMAVPMKKQVQEELKQTYELEIVDLQIQTEMGKEPLEPEDIKGAKVVLAKYHDQAEISEVSEVDVGVSDPEVKESLEPPVSNEVIQFLADQWQLDAKQVDVHLEGGEESSQ, encoded by the coding sequence ATGGCATTCTTAACCGAATGGATAACTAATATTATTATCCTTGTACTTTTGGCTGGAGTCATCGAGCTGTTATTACCTGGTAATCAATTTCAAAATTATATCAAGATGGTAGTAGGTTTGCTCATCCTTCTTGCTATGCTCTCTCCGCTATTCAAACTAATAAACTCAGATCTGGATCAAGTATTTCTCGCTATGGATTTACCAGCTGCTGCGAAAGAAGACGAAATAAAAAATTCGATAGAAGAGAATAAAAGTGAAATACAATCCGCACAACGTGCATATATATTAGAGCAAATGGCTGTCCCAATGAAAAAACAAGTTCAAGAGGAGTTGAAACAGACCTATGAATTAGAGATTGTAGATCTTCAAATTCAAACGGAAATGGGTAAAGAGCCGTTAGAACCTGAAGATATTAAGGGAGCCAAAGTGGTACTAGCCAAGTATCATGATCAAGCAGAGATCTCTGAAGTATCAGAAGTAGATGTAGGCGTTTCTGATCCAGAGGTAAAAGAATCTCTTGAACCACCGGTTTCTAACGAAGTCATCCAGTTCCTAGCCGATCAGTGGCAGCTGGATGCCAAACAAGTTGATGTACATTTGGAAGGGGGAGAGGAGTCATCCCAATGA
- the spoIIIAA gene encoding stage III sporulation protein AA, translating into METIFRLFPDKIQQTLRNLPSSVLQSVEEIRVRIGQPMEILCAGKPIYPTEEQISAEESQVLLNRLSQHSLYALEEELKRGYITISGGHRVGLAGKVITEHGFVKAIKDISSFNVRIAREKIGIAEPVISYLFQKKWLNTLLIGPPQTGKTTLLRDIARLVSCGVQHRNIPSFKVGIVDERSEIAGAIKGVPQHTLGRRVDVLDACPKAEGMMMLIRSMSPQVMIVDEIGRKEDGEAILEAMHAGVQMIFTAHGSSVEDALKRPVMRPLGDLSLFERYVILSRDKGPGTIQVIYDGAFNEIYRSSGGAA; encoded by the coding sequence ATGGAGACGATCTTTAGACTTTTTCCAGATAAAATACAGCAAACCTTACGAAATTTGCCATCATCCGTCCTTCAATCTGTCGAAGAAATCAGGGTCAGAATCGGACAACCGATGGAAATCTTATGTGCCGGCAAACCCATCTACCCGACGGAGGAGCAAATCTCAGCAGAAGAGTCGCAAGTATTGCTCAATCGATTAAGTCAGCACTCTCTTTACGCACTTGAAGAGGAGCTAAAAAGGGGATATATCACCATCTCAGGCGGTCATCGAGTAGGACTAGCTGGAAAAGTGATCACGGAACATGGATTTGTAAAGGCGATTAAAGATATTAGTTCGTTTAACGTAAGGATAGCGAGAGAGAAAATCGGCATCGCCGAACCGGTGATTTCTTATCTTTTTCAAAAAAAATGGCTCAATACATTGTTGATCGGTCCTCCGCAAACAGGAAAAACCACATTGCTAAGAGATATCGCAAGACTAGTTAGTTGTGGCGTTCAGCATAGAAACATCCCTTCTTTTAAAGTGGGAATCGTAGATGAGCGCTCTGAAATTGCAGGTGCTATAAAAGGTGTTCCTCAACACACCCTTGGACGCCGAGTCGATGTTCTCGATGCATGTCCAAAAGCGGAAGGGATGATGATGCTTATTCGTTCAATGAGTCCTCAAGTAATGATCGTCGATGAAATCGGTCGAAAAGAAGATGGTGAAGCGATATTAGAAGCGATGCATGCGGGTGTTCAAATGATTTTCACCGCACATGGTAGCTCTGTAGAAGATGCACTAAAACGACCTGTGATGAGACCATTGGGAGACCTTTCATTGTTTGAAAGGTATGTTATCTTGAGCCGTGATAAAGGGCCGGGAACGATTCAAGTAATCTATGATGGAGCATTCAATGAAATCTACAGGTCTTCTGGTGGTGCAGCATGA
- the aroQ gene encoding type II 3-dehydroquinate dehydratase yields MKNRKFLVINGPNLNRLGKREPGIYGAQTLEDLKTELVSFSRELLMDLSFEQSNNEGNIIDFIHGAEDEFSGIVLNAGAYTHYSYAIRDAIASVDVPVIEVHLSNVHAREEFRRESVIAPVTIGQISGFGFDSYKLALQVFHNQLKGDTL; encoded by the coding sequence GTGAAGAACAGAAAATTTCTTGTTATTAACGGACCAAACTTAAACCGATTAGGGAAACGTGAGCCTGGCATATATGGTGCGCAAACATTAGAAGATCTGAAAACAGAACTTGTCTCATTTTCAAGGGAGCTACTCATGGATCTTTCGTTCGAGCAGAGCAATAATGAAGGAAATATCATTGATTTCATTCACGGAGCTGAAGATGAGTTTAGTGGTATCGTATTAAACGCAGGTGCCTATACTCATTATAGTTATGCGATCAGAGATGCGATTGCCAGTGTGGATGTCCCCGTGATCGAAGTCCATTTATCAAATGTGCATGCTAGAGAAGAATTCCGACGCGAATCTGTTATTGCTCCAGTTACGATCGGACAGATTTCAGGATTTGGTTTTGATAGCTATAAATTAGCTCTTCAAGTTTTTCATAATCAACTCAAGGGGGATACGTTATGA
- a CDS encoding Asp23/Gls24 family envelope stress response protein, with translation MNELSFEMESYSSELGKVEISPEVIEVIASIAASDVEGVASMRGSFASGVVERLGKKTHGKGVKVELSEAGISIDVYVSMKYGVAIPDVAQKIQDYIRQALLDMTALEATDINVFVVGVQFDSKEKQNEAPEVDY, from the coding sequence ATGAACGAACTATCTTTCGAAATGGAAAGTTACTCATCAGAACTAGGGAAAGTTGAAATCTCACCTGAGGTCATCGAAGTTATTGCAAGTATTGCGGCTTCTGATGTAGAAGGTGTGGCTTCCATGAGAGGCAGCTTTGCAAGTGGTGTAGTTGAGCGACTTGGAAAGAAAACGCACGGTAAAGGCGTTAAAGTTGAACTCTCAGAAGCCGGTATTTCTATAGATGTATACGTATCTATGAAATATGGAGTTGCCATTCCAGATGTAGCTCAAAAAATTCAAGACTATATCAGACAAGCTCTTCTAGACATGACAGCACTAGAAGCAACGGATATCAACGTATTCGTAGTTGGTGTTCAATTCGATTCAAAAGAAAAACAGAATGAAGCACCAGAAGTAGATTATTAA
- the spoIIIAG gene encoding stage III sporulation protein AG, whose translation MKRSFWEQIKKRLQLSDKAGNKQKYLLVLLLLGISLMFLSKMIDSPAQKSSLNGLVPETKVKSEAVFKQAKEVTDKNIKTYEDRYSNELKDLLEQMQGVGKVSVWVELSTTEKKEFVTDDSTQSQTTSENDKNGGKRTIEDQKIDEKVVIISNDGREEPIIVTTEKPKIKGVAVLAQGAENIQTKSMIIELVKKVFDIGSDQIFVGPKNPEGE comes from the coding sequence ATGAAACGTTCATTTTGGGAACAGATAAAAAAACGGCTGCAGCTTAGTGATAAAGCAGGGAATAAACAAAAGTACTTACTTGTCTTACTCCTATTGGGAATTTCTCTTATGTTTCTTAGCAAGATGATAGACTCCCCTGCTCAAAAAAGTTCATTAAACGGGCTAGTGCCAGAAACGAAGGTTAAATCTGAGGCTGTTTTTAAACAAGCGAAAGAAGTCACAGACAAGAATATCAAAACCTATGAAGATCGTTACTCGAACGAGCTGAAAGATCTGTTAGAGCAAATGCAAGGCGTAGGCAAAGTGTCAGTCTGGGTAGAACTCTCTACAACAGAGAAAAAAGAGTTCGTTACAGATGATAGCACACAGAGTCAAACAACTTCTGAAAATGATAAAAATGGTGGCAAGAGAACGATAGAAGACCAAAAGATAGATGAAAAAGTAGTCATTATATCTAATGATGGCAGAGAAGAGCCGATCATCGTTACAACAGAAAAACCAAAAATTAAAGGTGTTGCCGTTTTAGCGCAAGGTGCAGAGAACATCCAGACAAAGTCTATGATCATAGAGCTCGTTAAAAAAGTTTTTGATATTGGTAGTGACCAGATTTTCGTAGGACCAAAAAATCCTGAGGGGGAATAA
- a CDS encoding YqhR family membrane protein, whose protein sequence is MSDSKLEQNKQESQSSFMSRVVGVGFFGGLIWACFGFIAYYLNFSKVGPALVLAPWALGKWKTEWIGQLISILIIALLSILVAIGYRYAFAKIKSMWAGILFGVALWGIVFFLLHPIFPGLEPMNTIGKNTITTTLCIYILYGVFVGYSISFEYSERHGQSQGNKESTQSS, encoded by the coding sequence ATGAGCGATTCAAAACTAGAACAAAATAAACAGGAATCTCAATCTTCATTCATGAGCAGAGTCGTTGGTGTTGGCTTCTTTGGAGGCTTGATTTGGGCGTGTTTCGGATTTATTGCCTACTATTTAAATTTCTCAAAGGTAGGTCCAGCACTCGTTTTGGCACCGTGGGCACTTGGAAAGTGGAAAACCGAGTGGATTGGTCAATTAATCAGTATCTTGATCATTGCTCTACTTTCAATCTTAGTTGCCATAGGCTATCGCTATGCGTTTGCTAAGATCAAATCCATGTGGGCAGGCATTCTCTTTGGTGTAGCGCTATGGGGAATCGTATTTTTCTTGCTTCATCCGATCTTTCCGGGATTGGAACCTATGAATACAATAGGTAAAAATACGATAACAACGACGCTGTGTATCTATATTTTATATGGTGTTTTTGTAGGATATTCGATCTCATTTGAATACAGTGAACGTCATGGACAGTCCCAAGGAAACAAGGAATCTACACAGAGTTCGTAA
- the accB gene encoding acetyl-CoA carboxylase biotin carboxyl carrier protein: protein MLKIQEIRELIKLIDKSSINEFKYENDGSKIVLKKDSGSVVSYGAEDVVSQPVVTQAPPVKEQAPAAETVKETTEVKQETQKADEDANLHKVVSPMVGTFYSASSPDVEAFVKPGDKVSKDSIVCIIEAMKLFNEIESEVNGEIVKVLVENGQLVEYGQPLFLVKAE from the coding sequence ATGCTAAAAATACAAGAAATACGTGAATTGATTAAACTTATTGACAAATCAAGCATCAACGAATTCAAATACGAAAATGACGGTTCTAAGATTGTTCTTAAAAAGGACAGTGGATCAGTCGTTTCTTATGGAGCAGAAGACGTTGTATCTCAGCCAGTCGTTACACAAGCGCCACCAGTAAAAGAACAAGCTCCTGCAGCTGAAACAGTGAAAGAAACCACAGAAGTTAAACAAGAAACACAGAAAGCAGACGAAGATGCTAACTTACATAAGGTGGTTTCTCCTATGGTAGGAACGTTTTATTCTGCTTCTTCTCCAGATGTTGAAGCGTTCGTTAAACCAGGAGATAAAGTTTCAAAAGATAGCATCGTTTGTATTATTGAAGCGATGAAATTATTCAATGAGATCGAATCAGAAGTGAATGGTGAGATTGTAAAAGTATTAGTTGAGAACGGACAATTAGTAGAATACGGACAACCTCTGTTCCTTGTGAAAGCAGAATAG
- a CDS encoding Xaa-Pro peptidase family protein has product MNRVERARQLFDTFNIDALLVTSSSNRFYLSGFKGSSGVLLITRDEAVLVTDFRYKTQAAEQAEGYRVVMHTDPIPQEVAKLTKELSIRKLGFEQDHVTYSTYRTYETQLDNNTSELVPVSGLVEKLRLIKDESEIKIVKDAASIADAAFSHIIEFIRPGLTEREVSNELEFFMRKNGAISSSFDIIVASGYRSALPHGVASDKKIETGELVTLDFGAYYKGYCSDITRTVAIGNVSDELKEIYQVVYDAQMLGMKGIKPGMTGKDADALTRDYIASKGYVDYFGHSTGHGIGLDVHEGPALSMKSDTILEPGMLVTVEPGIYISGLGGVRIEDDALITKAGNESLTHSTKTLLTLS; this is encoded by the coding sequence ATGAACCGCGTAGAACGGGCAAGACAATTATTCGATACGTTTAATATTGATGCACTGTTAGTTACATCGTCTTCAAACCGATTTTATTTAAGTGGTTTTAAAGGAAGTTCAGGAGTACTTTTGATCACGAGAGACGAAGCGGTTTTAGTAACTGACTTCCGGTATAAGACGCAAGCTGCTGAACAAGCAGAAGGATATCGTGTTGTGATGCATACGGATCCGATTCCGCAAGAGGTTGCAAAGTTAACGAAGGAACTTTCTATTCGTAAGCTTGGTTTTGAGCAAGATCATGTTACATACTCTACCTATCGTACATACGAGACACAATTAGATAACAATACGTCTGAACTAGTTCCAGTATCCGGTCTTGTGGAAAAGTTGCGCTTGATTAAGGATGAATCAGAGATTAAGATAGTAAAGGATGCAGCATCTATTGCCGATGCCGCTTTTTCACATATTATTGAGTTTATCCGCCCAGGACTTACTGAGCGGGAAGTATCAAATGAACTAGAATTCTTCATGAGAAAAAATGGAGCCATCTCTTCATCGTTTGATATTATTGTGGCATCCGGCTACCGATCAGCCCTTCCACATGGTGTTGCCTCAGATAAGAAGATTGAAACGGGTGAATTAGTAACCTTGGATTTTGGAGCATACTACAAAGGTTATTGTTCGGATATCACTCGTACGGTAGCAATCGGAAATGTCTCGGATGAGCTGAAAGAGATCTACCAAGTTGTATATGATGCACAGATGCTAGGTATGAAGGGTATCAAACCAGGAATGACAGGTAAGGATGCAGATGCGCTAACACGTGATTACATTGCTTCAAAAGGTTATGTTGATTACTTTGGCCATTCAACAGGGCATGGAATTGGCTTAGATGTGCATGAAGGACCTGCACTATCTATGAAGTCTGACACGATCCTTGAACCCGGTATGCTTGTGACAGTCGAACCAGGTATTTATATCTCAGGACTAGGCGGAGTTCGGATCGAAGATGATGCTCTCATCACAAAAGCTGGCAATGAATCACTTACGCACTCTACTAAAACCCTTTTAACGTTAAGTTAA
- the accC gene encoding acetyl-CoA carboxylase biotin carboxylase subunit produces the protein MIKKLLVANRGEIAVRIIRACKELGVETVAVYSEADKDALHVRLADEAYCIGPTASKDSYLNFTNIMSVATLTGSEAIHPGYGFLAENADFAELCSECNVTFVGPSAEAINKMGIKDVARATMADAGVPIVPGSDGIIRDKEEAIELSNKIGYPVIIKATAGGGGKGIRVAKNETELLKGIAITQQEAATAFGNPGVYIEKYIEDFRHVEIQVLADNHGNVIHLGERDCSIQRRLQKLLEETPSPAISPSKRQEMGEAAVKAAEAVQYSGAGTVEFIFDHNTGDFYFMEMNTRIQVEHPVTEMVTGIDLIKEQIKVASGERLRYKQEDIEFDGWSIECRINAENPEKNFMPSAGKIEMYLPPGGLGVRVDSAVYPGYTIPPFYDSMIAKVITYGNTRQEAIDRMKRALSEFVIEGIHTTIPFHLRLLNHETFVNGDFNTKFLENHDLTSKSE, from the coding sequence ATGATTAAAAAGCTATTAGTAGCAAACCGTGGTGAGATTGCTGTAAGGATTATTCGAGCATGCAAAGAACTTGGTGTTGAAACAGTAGCCGTTTATTCAGAAGCTGATAAAGATGCCTTGCATGTCCGTTTGGCAGATGAGGCTTATTGTATCGGACCGACTGCTTCAAAAGATAGTTACCTAAACTTTACGAATATAATGAGCGTTGCCACACTAACTGGTTCAGAAGCCATTCATCCTGGATATGGATTCTTGGCAGAGAACGCCGACTTTGCAGAACTTTGCAGCGAATGCAATGTAACGTTCGTCGGACCAAGTGCTGAAGCAATCAATAAAATGGGTATTAAAGATGTTGCAAGAGCAACGATGGCGGATGCTGGAGTTCCTATCGTACCAGGTTCTGACGGGATTATTAGGGATAAGGAAGAAGCCATTGAACTCAGCAACAAAATTGGGTATCCTGTAATTATTAAAGCAACAGCAGGCGGTGGGGGTAAAGGGATCCGCGTAGCAAAGAATGAAACGGAACTCTTAAAAGGCATTGCGATCACTCAGCAAGAAGCAGCAACTGCTTTTGGTAACCCTGGTGTGTATATCGAAAAATACATTGAAGATTTCCGACATGTTGAAATACAGGTGCTTGCAGATAATCATGGGAATGTAATTCATTTAGGAGAAAGAGACTGCAGTATCCAAAGACGTCTTCAAAAGCTGTTAGAAGAGACGCCATCTCCTGCCATCTCGCCTTCTAAACGCCAAGAGATGGGGGAAGCCGCGGTCAAAGCAGCTGAAGCCGTTCAATATTCTGGTGCTGGTACGGTTGAATTTATCTTTGACCACAATACTGGTGACTTCTATTTCATGGAGATGAATACTCGAATTCAAGTAGAACATCCTGTAACAGAGATGGTAACCGGAATTGATCTTATCAAGGAACAGATTAAAGTAGCTTCGGGTGAGAGATTGCGTTACAAACAAGAAGACATCGAGTTTGATGGCTGGTCGATCGAATGCAGAATAAATGCAGAGAATCCTGAGAAAAACTTTATGCCATCTGCTGGGAAGATTGAAATGTATCTTCCTCCAGGCGGTCTAGGAGTTCGAGTTGATTCGGCTGTTTATCCTGGCTACACGATTCCACCATTTTATGATTCTATGATTGCTAAAGTTATTACTTACGGAAATACTAGACAAGAAGCAATCGACCGTATGAAGCGAGCACTAAGTGAGTTTGTGATCGAAGGAATTCATACGACCATTCCGTTCCACCTGCGTCTGTTAAACCATGAGACTTTTGTGAATGGTGACTTTAATACAAAGTTTTTAGAAAATCATGATTTAACTTCAAAAAGCGAATAA
- the spoIIIAD gene encoding stage III sporulation protein AD, which produces MEIIQIVGFGLVAAFLALVLKEQKANFAFLVTLMVGAGIFLFLIDKIGQILTMLQRLAINANVNMVYVETLLKIIGIAYIAEFGAQITRDAGQGAIASKIELGGKILILVMAIPILTVIIETVLTLIPK; this is translated from the coding sequence TTGGAAATTATCCAAATTGTTGGTTTTGGACTAGTTGCTGCTTTCTTAGCCTTAGTCCTTAAAGAACAAAAAGCGAATTTTGCTTTTTTGGTCACACTCATGGTTGGAGCAGGAATTTTTTTGTTTCTCATCGATAAGATCGGACAGATTCTAACGATGCTTCAACGACTTGCTATCAACGCAAACGTAAATATGGTCTATGTTGAAACGTTGTTAAAAATAATTGGCATCGCTTATATTGCAGAGTTTGGAGCACAGATCACTCGAGATGCAGGCCAGGGAGCTATTGCCTCTAAGATTGAACTAGGTGGAAAAATACTGATACTCGTAATGGCGATACCGATCTTAACGGTAATTATTGAAACCGTGCTGACGCTTATTCCGAAATAA
- the spoIIIAE gene encoding stage III sporulation protein AE produces MQKVMMRTSLLLFIIFSFILYGPIDSASASSITSKMVDQQVSSMQLDEIKHFWDSISHEYGGFLPESQKGTFLEFVKGEKDFSIKGYLIGLLKFMFHELAVHGKLLGTLILLTVFSMLLQSIQNAFDRSAISKVAYGIIYMVLIILALNSFHVAITYATEAIDNMLSFMIALIPLLLALMATVGSIASVAFFHPVILFLVNTSGLLIKNFVLPLLFLSALLSIVSTMSEHHKVTQLAKLLRNISMGALAFFFTVFLGVMSVQGATAAVADGITIKTAKFITGNFIPVVGRMFTDATDTVMSASILLKNSVGIIGALLLLLLAIFPAIKVLILAFIYSMAAALLQPLGGGPIVESLGIIGKSVMFIFAALMTVSIMFFLAITIIIAAGNVTLMVR; encoded by the coding sequence ATGCAGAAAGTGATGATGCGGACAAGTCTTCTTCTATTCATAATCTTTTCATTCATCCTATATGGTCCCATAGATTCCGCATCAGCGAGCTCGATCACTTCAAAAATGGTAGATCAACAAGTTTCCTCGATGCAGTTAGATGAGATCAAGCACTTTTGGGATAGCATCTCCCATGAATATGGCGGTTTCTTACCTGAAAGTCAAAAAGGGACCTTCCTTGAATTTGTAAAAGGAGAAAAAGATTTTTCTATAAAAGGTTACCTGATCGGTCTTTTGAAGTTTATGTTTCATGAACTTGCTGTTCACGGAAAACTGCTAGGAACATTAATACTGCTTACGGTATTCAGTATGCTTCTTCAATCCATCCAGAATGCTTTTGATCGATCAGCCATTTCAAAAGTGGCGTATGGAATTATCTATATGGTCTTGATCATCTTAGCTTTAAACAGTTTTCACGTTGCCATCACTTATGCCACCGAGGCCATCGATAACATGTTGAGTTTCATGATCGCACTCATTCCTCTTCTTCTTGCCTTGATGGCTACTGTTGGAAGCATCGCTTCGGTCGCTTTTTTTCATCCGGTCATCTTGTTTTTAGTGAATACAAGCGGCCTTTTGATCAAGAATTTTGTACTGCCTCTCCTTTTTCTATCTGCGCTATTAAGCATCGTTTCTACGATGTCCGAGCATCACAAAGTCACTCAGTTGGCCAAGCTGTTGCGGAATATCAGCATGGGGGCGCTCGCCTTTTTTTTCACTGTTTTCCTCGGTGTAATGAGTGTACAAGGTGCAACTGCAGCGGTAGCAGATGGCATTACGATTAAGACCGCAAAATTCATAACAGGAAATTTCATCCCGGTCGTCGGTCGTATGTTTACTGATGCGACAGATACCGTAATGAGCGCTTCTATCTTACTAAAAAACTCGGTAGGCATTATAGGGGCACTCTTATTGCTTCTGCTAGCTATCTTTCCTGCCATCAAAGTTTTGATCTTAGCTTTTATCTATAGCATGGCAGCAGCCCTTCTACAGCCTTTAGGCGGTGGGCCGATCGTTGAATCATTAGGCATCATCGGTAAAAGCGTCATGTTTATCTTTGCTGCTCTTATGACAGTTTCAATCATGTTCTTTTTAGCGATAACGATTATAATCGCAGCCGGCAACGTTACGCTGATGGTTCGATAG
- a CDS encoding SpoIIIAH-like family protein, giving the protein MLLKKQTVWLLTMLSLIIVLSVYYITAPGGTDDLAYLEAGKKSGKEATVSGVANDDMFTALRLERDEVRDEMSADYVAVAGSEDASAEVQADAWAKMTELQSLTMQESTVETLIKSMGFNDALVSTMNNEIKVIVKADKLSKKEVVEIMNVANEHLGSSKTVAVEYHASK; this is encoded by the coding sequence ATGTTATTGAAAAAACAAACCGTTTGGCTTCTAACTATGCTTAGCTTAATCATTGTGTTGTCGGTGTATTACATTACTGCGCCTGGTGGAACTGATGATCTTGCTTACTTGGAGGCAGGAAAAAAGTCAGGTAAGGAAGCGACAGTTTCGGGTGTTGCAAACGATGATATGTTTACAGCACTTCGCCTTGAGAGAGATGAAGTTCGTGATGAGATGAGTGCTGATTATGTCGCGGTTGCGGGATCTGAGGACGCTTCAGCTGAGGTTCAAGCTGATGCTTGGGCGAAGATGACAGAACTTCAGTCACTTACTATGCAAGAATCAACAGTAGAAACATTGATTAAATCGATGGGATTCAATGATGCCTTAGTAAGCACGATGAACAATGAGATCAAAGTAATCGTAAAAGCTGACAAACTATCGAAAAAAGAAGTGGTTGAGATCATGAATGTTGCTAACGAACATCTCGGTAGCAGCAAAACAGTAGCCGTTGAATATCATGCGTCCAAATAG
- the spoIIIAB gene encoding stage III sporulation protein SpoIIIAB, with translation MISWIGAIAILSATTIFGFEWAKRVRERPKKLRELKVTLQALEAEIIYGSTPLHEAFLHIGRPLKEPLSTFFLTISDRLAEGELSVQEAWEIQLAVLAKETSFKMGEIEVLRQFGATLGRHDKEHQQKQIQLTLAHLNREEKEARDIQERYEKMCKSLGVLMGLLIVILLL, from the coding sequence ATGATAAGTTGGATCGGTGCGATCGCCATTCTTTCAGCCACTACGATCTTTGGTTTTGAGTGGGCAAAACGGGTAAGAGAACGACCTAAGAAGTTGAGAGAACTAAAAGTGACACTACAAGCCTTGGAGGCTGAGATCATATATGGATCTACTCCGCTTCATGAGGCATTTTTGCATATTGGACGACCTCTGAAAGAACCGTTGTCCACATTCTTCCTTACCATTTCAGATCGGTTAGCAGAAGGTGAACTTTCTGTGCAAGAAGCATGGGAAATACAGTTGGCTGTTCTGGCCAAAGAGACCTCTTTTAAAATGGGTGAGATTGAAGTGCTTCGTCAATTTGGGGCGACTCTTGGCAGGCATGACAAAGAGCATCAACAGAAACAGATTCAATTGACACTTGCTCACCTTAATCGTGAAGAAAAAGAAGCAAGGGACATACAAGAACGTTATGAAAAAATGTGCAAAAGTCTTGGAGTCTTAATGGGACTTTTAATCGTTATTCTCTTACTGTAA
- the efp gene encoding elongation factor P: MISVNDFKTGLTIEVDNGIWQVLEFQHVKPGKGAAFVRSKLRNLRTGGIQEKTFRGGEKVAKAHIENRKMQYLYASGDTHTFMDTESYEQIELQASQIEYELKYLLENMTVHIMTYQGETIGVELPNTVELVVAETEPGIKGDTASGGTKPATLETGLIVQVPFFVNQGDKLIIDTRNAAYVSRA, encoded by the coding sequence ATGATTTCAGTAAACGATTTTAAAACAGGATTAACAATTGAGGTTGACAACGGGATTTGGCAAGTTCTTGAGTTCCAACACGTAAAGCCAGGAAAAGGTGCGGCATTTGTTCGCTCCAAACTTCGTAACCTTCGCACAGGTGGTATACAAGAAAAAACGTTCCGTGGTGGAGAAAAAGTAGCAAAAGCTCATATTGAAAACCGTAAGATGCAATACCTATATGCATCGGGAGATACACACACGTTCATGGATACCGAATCTTACGAGCAAATTGAACTTCAAGCTTCTCAAATCGAATACGAATTGAAGTACTTGCTTGAAAACATGACTGTTCACATCATGACGTATCAAGGTGAAACGATCGGTGTTGAACTTCCAAACACAGTTGAGTTAGTAGTAGCAGAGACTGAGCCTGGTATTAAAGGCGACACAGCTTCTGGTGGAACTAAACCGGCAACACTTGAAACAGGCCTGATCGTACAAGTTCCTTTCTTCGTAAACCAAGGGGACAAGCTGATCATCGATACAAGAAATGCAGCTTACGTTTCTCGTGCATAG